In Archaeoglobus profundus DSM 5631, the sequence GGATTGGTAGCTATAAGAGTTTTAAGAGGTGGTAACAGCATGGTATCAAGACGTAAGTTCCTACTGTTAACGATGGCAGGAGCTACAGCGATCGCGACTGGTAAGGCTCTTGAGCTTGATGAAAAAAAGGAGAGTGAACTTTCAAAATACGAGTGGGCTATGGTCATCGATGTCGAGAAATGTACAGAGTGCATGAAATCGAGAGGTGGTTTTGGAGCCAGACCACCATGTGTTGAAGAGTGTGCTAAAGCTAACAATGTCCCAAGAAGTGAAAAGTACGATTACGATCTCATAAGAATTTACGAGGTCAGAGTTACGGAGGATGCAGAACCGCTCTACTTCCCTGTAATGTGTCAGGAGTGCGAACATCCCGGCTGTGTCCAAGTCTGTTTGACTCAGGCAAGCTATAAGAGAGAGGATGGAATAGTTGTCGTAGACCTCCACAGATGCATAGGATGTAGGTACTGCATGATTGCATGTCCTTATAACGCCAGAAGATTCCTCTTTGAGCCACCAGAAGAACATCTAACGGTCGTAAATCCTGAAGCTCCTATGAGAAAGCACGGTGTAGTAATGAAATGCGAGTTCTGCCTGTGGAAGATAGATAGAGAGAGAGCTGAGGGTAAAGATCCTAAGCCAGTGTGCGTTGAGGCTTGTCCCTACAACGCTCTGATTTTCGGAAACCTCAAAGATCCAAACAGTGAGGTCTCCAAGATAATCAAGACATCTAGGGTTATCACTCTAAGAGCAAACTTGGGAACAAATCCCAAGGTTAAATACAAGTTGTGAGGTGGTGAATTATGGGGGCTGAAGTACCAAAAATAGATTTTACGAAGATTGAGGGTAAATCCTAT encodes:
- the dsrO gene encoding sulfate reduction electron transfer complex DsrMKJOP subunit DsrO is translated as MVSRRKFLLLTMAGATAIATGKALELDEKKESELSKYEWAMVIDVEKCTECMKSRGGFGARPPCVEECAKANNVPRSEKYDYDLIRIYEVRVTEDAEPLYFPVMCQECEHPGCVQVCLTQASYKREDGIVVVDLHRCIGCRYCMIACPYNARRFLFEPPEEHLTVVNPEAPMRKHGVVMKCEFCLWKIDRERAEGKDPKPVCVEACPYNALIFGNLKDPNSEVSKIIKTSRVITLRANLGTNPKVKYKL